The Coleofasciculus sp. FACHB-1120 region TTGGGTTTCCGGATTTAGCAAGTCGAGTAGGTCTTCTTCAATCCAAGTGGAGAGGTTCGAGATCGCTCTCAAGGGTGCTTTGAGGTCGTGGGAGACAATATAAGCGAAGTGGTCGAGTTCGGCGTTGCGTTTTTCTAAAGCGGCGTTGGTGTTGGTAAGGATGGTACTCAGACGGGCTAATTCCGCCGCGCGATCGCACAAAGCTTCTTCAGCGATTTTTCGCTCGGTAATATCAACACACGAGCCAATATAACCCGCAAAACTGCCATCTGCCAAAAATCGCGGCGTTCCCGTATCCAAAACCCAACGGTACTGACCATCTGCCCGCAACAAACGGTACTCCATTTGGAAATTTTTGTGAACCTGAAAAGCCGCCTGATAAGTATCCGAGCAGCGCTGTAAATCCTCTGGATGCACGCCTTGCGACCAACCTTGGTCTAGTTCCTCCTCCAAGGTACGTCCTCGGAAGGTCAGCCAACGCTGATTGAAGAAATCACACTGCCCACCCGTACCTGCTACCCATAACAAGACGGGCGCAGTATCTGCCATCGTGCGGAAGCGTTCTTCGCTCTCCCGCAATGCCGCCTCTGTGCGCTGACGCTCTGCGAGTTCTTGTTGAAGCGTTTTAAACAAACCCGCGTTGTCAACGGCTAAAGCGGCGCGACGGGCAAGTTCACAGGCAAAAGTAAGGTCAGCTTGACCGTAGTGACGACCCGACTCGGCTGAGGTAAAGGTAATTGCCCCCAAGGTGCGTCCGCGAGCTACCAGGGGCACCACCATTGCCGATGTAAAGCCGATGTTCCTTAATATTTCCAGATGTTCGGCGTCACGAGCCACCTCGACCAGAAGGGAGTCGGGAACCTCCGCGTATAACTCCGCCTCACCCGTGCGTAAAACGTTAGGGAGACCATAAGGTGCATCGGGATCGGGCGGGTAGCGTTCCTGCAATTGGTAAGCCCAATCTACCTTCGAGGGGTCTTGATGGACAACCGCCAGTCGGCGAATTGTTTGATTTTCGTCCAGCATATCGATGGAACACCAGTCAGCCAGCTGGGGTACTGCTAGCTGAGCCAGGGTTTCCAAGGTAGTTTGATAGTCTAGGGAGCTAGTCAGGAGGGTCGTCGCTTCGCCCAAAAAGCGTTGTTGTTCATCAATTCGCTGGCGTAGCGTAGCGTGCCGCACGCTTTCACTAATGTCTGTACTCACCCCGATGATGCGTACCGCGTTGCCAGTTTCGTCACTCAAAACCTGCCCTTTTCCAGAGATCCAGTGGATGCTACTGTCAGACCAAACCACGCGGAATTCAAGCTCAAAGTCAGTCTTCTGTTCCACCGACTGAGCGATCGCCCTCGTTAAGGAATCCCGATCGTCTGGATGAACCAGTTCTACAAAGGCGGCAAAGGTACCGGCAAAAGTTTCTGGAACAAGACCGTGCATACGTTCCAGGGTATCTGACCACGTCATCTCGCCTGTGAGGATATTCCAGTCCCAGATCCCCATCCTTCCTGCCTCCAGGGACAACCGCAGTCGTTCTTCGCTGGTACGCAGCGCCGCTTGCGTTTGCTGCCGACTGGGCAGTTCATCTGCCGACACCGTTGGAGTTGGCGGTAAGAAACTGCGAGCGCTGAGCATTTCCTTCCAAGCGCGATCGCGGCTTCTGTCTGGGGTACTTAGAGACCTTTGGGGATTATTGCTGACAGCACTACCGAGCTGCATTTCCCAAACGGAATCGCTTAAGCTTCCAGCTTCTTGATACTTTTTTGCTTTGCCGAAAGCCCCTAAAACAGCGTTCCACAGACCCAGTTTTGTGCCCCCATACCAGCTGCCTACCAGGATGCCAGCAAAAAGTATTAGAAAAGGAGTCTCTTTCCCACCAGTTAGAATGTTTAGAATCAGTTGAATTAGCAGTGCGAGTGTCACCGCTAATAGAGCGATACCGTAACGCATTAGCTGGAAGCCTACCCCTGGCAAAAGTTTCATCCTTCTAAACACAAATTGCCATAAAACCACTTCCTCAAGCATCAACCACTAGGAAGGTGATCGAGGGTCGAGGGGT contains the following coding sequences:
- a CDS encoding PAS domain-containing protein; translation: MKLLPGVGFQLMRYGIALLAVTLALLIQLILNILTGGKETPFLILFAGILVGSWYGGTKLGLWNAVLGAFGKAKKYQEAGSLSDSVWEMQLGSAVSNNPQRSLSTPDRSRDRAWKEMLSARSFLPPTPTVSADELPSRQQTQAALRTSEERLRLSLEAGRMGIWDWNILTGEMTWSDTLERMHGLVPETFAGTFAAFVELVHPDDRDSLTRAIAQSVEQKTDFELEFRVVWSDSSIHWISGKGQVLSDETGNAVRIIGVSTDISESVRHATLRQRIDEQQRFLGEATTLLTSSLDYQTTLETLAQLAVPQLADWCSIDMLDENQTIRRLAVVHQDPSKVDWAYQLQERYPPDPDAPYGLPNVLRTGEAELYAEVPDSLLVEVARDAEHLEILRNIGFTSAMVVPLVARGRTLGAITFTSAESGRHYGQADLTFACELARRAALAVDNAGLFKTLQQELAERQRTEAALRESEERFRTMADTAPVLLWVAGTGGQCDFFNQRWLTFRGRTLEEELDQGWSQGVHPEDLQRCSDTYQAAFQVHKNFQMEYRLLRADGQYRWVLDTGTPRFLADGSFAGYIGSCVDITERKIAEEALCDRAAELARLSTILTNTNAALEKRNAELDHFAYIVSHDLKAPLRAISNLSTWIEEDLLDLLNPETQRNMNLLRGRVHRMEALINGLLQYSRVGRIKTVVDLVDVDTLLAEVISSLAPPPTFTITIQPGMPTFLTERSSLEQVFANLLSNCFKHHPRSDGTATISVQDKEAFYEFAVADDGCGIDPQYHEKIFVMFQTLEARDKVENTGVGLAIVKKVIENKGGTIYLKSQLNQGSTFYFTWPK